A single genomic interval of Cucumis sativus cultivar 9930 chromosome 5, Cucumber_9930_V3, whole genome shotgun sequence harbors:
- the LOC101213671 gene encoding uncharacterized protein LOC101213671 isoform X3 has product MAEKGDVPVTLETIGTPGTYPRRSSMGCTSYSNSVEKLVPNYLRASTGSCHDFCKYGRNHGFETKSRLPLRKILGRKSLGGGISVDGIVLPERKNTTSTWASADFSSTSRLSETKSRLPLPKNVARKSLDGGKSVDSVILPERKKTTSTWSSTSRLSETKSRQSMTKNGARKSLEGGSSVDCVVFSERKNTTSTTRAKSELSSTSRLHEVDSTTFSKPKLPVESPIFPTPVQREIPNKRKKKLLSSPKQREVLNERKKKLLPSPKQREVLNERKKKLLVEPRTLPTSRSSTKNSLKNLKPEAFTATRRQEDSVVQVFAKAKGRELPEKSDKILKPKSIKVKPLRSAGSLDNSRKKSYSKMGKCLETSKGAAKKVVAASTGSYSSNSIHGAANLTARKHVGNLKGVPLKNRNMIKKSERGQVQSEEVQEKTFQSEEVQEETFQSEEVQEKTLQSKEIQEKTLYVIKIENEKIPQQPDQDETNDNMEAVSSLPPESLSPPISPALLPNVEDQDVSEYTESEAENDFYYEGDEIGSSEPEDNITSSEGSENGRSRNHGILPSKEKDPRSTKLSFRRGRVIDIHSESNSPRRLKFRRGRLLGENQKAGDGLRKNFKRGKEVDSETNTTAQETVVLRHQDVQGKKDAQGLFNNVIEETASKLVETRKSKVKALVGAFETVISLQDGKPSLES; this is encoded by the coding sequence ATGGCTGAGAAGGGTGATGTGCCGGTGACTCTTGAAACGATTGGTACTCCTGGTACTTATCCGAGAAGAAGCTCTATGGGATGTACAAGTTATTCAAATAGTGTAGAAAAGCTTGTGCCTAATTATCTAAGAGCATCTACTGGTTCCTGTCatgatttttgcaaatatggaAGAAATCACGGTTTCGAAACTAAGTCAAGACTACCATTGCGCAAAATTTTGGGGAGAAAATCACTCGGCGGTGGAATTTCTGTCGATGGTATTGTACTTCCTGAGAGAAAGAACACAACTTCAACTTGGGCCAGTGCTGATTTTTCATCAACCTCCAGATTATCTGAAACCAAGTCAAGACTACCACTGCCCAAAAATGTGGCCAGAAAATCACTTGATGGTGGAAAATCGGTAGATAGTGTGATACTTcctgaaagaaagaaaacaacttCGACTTGGTCATCGACTTCCAGGTTATCTGAAACCAAGTCAAGGCAATCAATGACCAAAAATGGGGCAAGAAAATCACTTGAGGGTGGAAGTTCAGTAGATTGTGTGGTATTTTCTGAGAGAAAGAACACAACTTCAACAACACGGGCCAAGTCTGAGCTTTCATCCACTTCCAGATTACATGAAGTTGATTCAACTACCTTCTCGAAGCCTAAATTGCCAGTAGAATCTCCTATCTTCCCAACTCCAGTGCAGAGAGAAATTccaaataaaaggaagaagaaattgcTGTCTAGTCCGAAGCAGAGAGAAGTTCTCaatgagaggaagaagaaattgcTGCCCAGTCCGAAGCAGAGAGAAGTTCTCaatgagaggaagaagaaattgttGGTTGAGCCGAGAACTTTGCCTACTTCAAGGTCAAGTACGAAAAATTCCCTAAAGAACTTGAAGCCTGAAGCGTTCACAGCTACTAGAAGGCAAGAAGATTCTGTGGTTCAAGTTTTTGCAAAAGCCAAAGGTAGAGAGTTACCTGAAAAGTctgataaaattttgaaaccaaagTCTATCAAGGTAAAGCCATTGAGATCTGCAGGGTCTTTGGACAactcaagaaagaaaagttattcGAAAATGGGCAAATGTTTGGAGACATCAAAAGGAGCTGCAAAGAAAGTGGTGGCAGCGTCAACAGGTTCATATTCCTCGAACTCTATCCATGGAGCTGCAAACTTAACCGCAAGAAAGCATGTTGGTAACTTGAAAGGTGTCCCACTTAAAAATCGTAACATGATCAAAAAATCTGAACGTGGACAAGTCCAAAGTGAAGAGGTCCAAGAGAAAACCTTCCAGAGTGAAGAGGTCCAAGAGGAAACCTTCCAGAGTGAAGAGGTCCAAGAGAAAACCTTACAGAGTAAAGAGATCCAAGAGAAAACCTTGTATGTCATTAAgatagaaaatgagaaaataccCCAGCAACCTGATCAAGATGAAACTAATGACAACATGGAAGCAGTGTCATCATTGCCACCTGAATCGCTCTCACCACCAATATCCCCAGCTCTTTTGCCAAATGTAGAAGATCAAGATGTATCTGAATACACAGAAAGTGAAGCAGAGAATGACTTTTACTATGAAGGAGATGAAATTGGAAGCAGTGAACCAGAAGATAATATAACTTCAAGTGAAGGTAGTGAAAATGGCAGATCTCGAAATCATGGGATTTTGCCATCTAAAGAAAAGGATCCTCGATCTACAAAACTAAGTTTCAGGAGGGGAAGAGTTATTGACATCCATTCTGAGAGTAATAGTCCGAGAAGGCTTAAATTTAGGCGTGGAAGGCTGTTGGGGGAGAATCAAAAGGCTGGAGATGGCCTTAGGAAGAACTTCAAGAGAGGAAAAGAAGTTGACAGTGAAACCAATACCACAGCTCAAGAAACTGTTGTTTTGAGGCACCAAGATGTGCAAGGGAAAAAAGATGCGCAGGGCTTGTTCAACAATGTTATTGAAGAAACCGCAAGTAAACTCGTGGAAACTCGAAAGAGCAAGGTTAAGGCCTTGGTTGGTGCATTTGAAACTGTGATCTCCCTGCAAGATGGAAAACCTTCTCTCGAGTCTTGA
- the LOC101204459 gene encoding probable galacturonosyltransferase 14 isoform X2 has translation MRLHFSPSMRSITVSSSNGFIDFMKIKVAARHISYRTLFHTILVLAFLLPFVFILTAVVTLEGVNDCSSLDCFGRTWGPRLLGRVDASKRLVSEFYKVFNQVSTEEIPDGLKLPDSFSQLVSEMKDNRHDAKTFAFILKAMMERFEKEIRESKYAELMNKHFAASSIPKGIHCLSLRLTDEYSSNVHARNQLPPPELLPLLSDNTYQHFILSTDNILAASVVVNSAVQSSLSPGKIVFHVITDKKTYAGMHSWFALNPVYPATVEVKGTHHFDYLTRDNVPVLEAVENQEGIRNYYHGNHNIVGTNHTNTTPRAFASKLLVRSPKYISLLNHLRMYIPQLFPKLDKVVFLDDDVVIQRDLSPLWDVDLDGKVNGAVETCKGDDEWVMSKRFKIYFNFSHPLVATHLDPNECAWAYGMNIFDLRVWRESNITETYHWWLRENLKSTLTLWRLGTLPPALIAFRGHIHPIDPSWHMLGLGYQNKTNIENVKKAAVIHYNGQSKPWLQIGFEHLRPFWTKYVNYSNDFIRNCHILES, from the exons ATGCGGCTTCATTTTTCGCCTAGCATGAGAAGCATCACGGTCTCGAGTAGTAATGGGTTTATTGACTTTATGAAGATCAAAGTTGCAGCTCGTCACATTTCTTATCGAACCCTTTTTCATACCATTCTCGTACTCGCTTTCTTGTTGCCATTCGTCTTCATTCTCACTGCTGTCGTTACGCTTGAAGGTGTCAATGACTGCTCCTCTCTGG ATTGTTTTGGCAGGACATGGGGACCTCGCCTTCTTGGTAGGGTTGATGCTTCAAAG AGATTGGTGAGTGAATTTTACAAGGTATTCAACCAAGTTAGCACTGAGGAAATACCAGATGGTCTAAAGTTGCCAGATTCCTTTAGTCAGTTAGTTTCAGAGATGAAAGACAACCGTCATGATGCAAAAACATTTGCTTTCATCCTGAAGGCCATG ATGGAGAGATTTGAAAAGGAGATAAGGGAGTCCAAATATGCAGAGCTCATGAACAAACACTTCGCAGCTAGTTCCATTCCTAAAGGAATTCATTGTTTATCTCTGCGGTTAACTGACGAATACTCATCAAATGTTCATGCACGCAATCAACTGCCTCCTCCAGAGTTACTGCCGTTGCTCTCTGATAATACATACCAACACTTTATTTTGTCTACTGATAACATTTTGGCAGCTTCAGTTGTTGTCAATTCTGCTGTCCAATCATCTCTCAGTCCTGGAAAGATAGTTTTCCATGTCATTACCGACAAGAAGACTTATGCAGGGATGCACTCATGGTTTGCTTTAAATCCAGTCTACCCAGCTACTGTCGAAGTTAAGGGCACTCACCATTTCGACTACTTAACAAGGGACAATGTTCCAGTGCTTGAGGCTGTTGAAAACCAGGAAGGAATCAGAAATTACTACCATGGAAATCATAATATTGTAGGGACCAACCACACCAATACAACTCCTCGAGCGTTTGCCTCAAAATTGCTGGTTCGAAGTCCCAAATACATATCCTTACTTAACCATCTCCGCATGTACATACCTCAG CTCTTCCCCAAATTGGACAAGGTGGTCTTTCTAGATGATGATGTTGTAATTCAACGTGATCTGTCTCCGCTTTGGGACGTTGACCTCGATGGAAAGGTTAATGGAGCTGTTGAAACTTGTAAAGGTGATGATGAGTGGGTTATGTCAAAGCGATTCAAGAtctactttaatttttccCACCCCCTCGTAGCAACGCATTTAGATCCTAATGAATGTGCTTGGGCATACGGCATGAACATATTTGATCTTCGTGTCTGGAGAGAGTCGAATATAACAGAAACCTACCACTGGTGGCTGAGAGAG AATCTTAAGTCAACGCTGACATTGTGGAGGCTGGGTACACTACCGCCTGCTTTAATTGCATTTAGAGGTCACATTCATCCAATTGACCCCTCATGGCACATGCTTGGCTTGggatatcaaaacaaaacaaacattgAGAATGTGAAGAAAGCTGCAGTTATTCACTACAATGGCCAATCTAAACCATGGCTACAGATTGGCTTTGAGCATCTCCGGCCATTTTGGACCAAGTATGTCAACTATTCTAATGATTTCATCAGGAACTGCCACATTTTAGAGTCATAA
- the LOC101213671 gene encoding uncharacterized protein LOC101213671 isoform X2 produces the protein MDSFSSLDVLCEILMAEKGDVPVTLETIGTPGTYPRRSSMGCTSYSNSVEKLVPNYLRASTGSCHDFCKYGRNHGFETKSRLPLRKILGRKSLGGGISVDGIVLPERKNTTSTWASADFSSTSRLSETKSRLPLPKNVARKSLDGGKSVDSVILPERKKTTSTWSSTSRLSETKSRQSMTKNGARKSLEGGSSVDCVVFSERKNTTSTTRAKSELSSTSRLHEVDSTTFSKPKLPVESPIFPTPVQREIPNKRKKKLLSSPKQREVLNERKKKLLPSPKQREVLNERKKKLLVEPRTLPTSRSSTKNSLKNLKPEAFTATRRQEDSVVQVFAKAKGRELPEKSDKILKPKSIKVKPLRSAGSLDNSRKKSYSKMGKCLETSKGAAKKVVAASTGSYSSNSIHGAANLTARKHVGNLKGVPLKNRNMIKKSERGQVQSEEVQEKTFQSEEVQEETFQSEEVQEKTLQSKEIQEKTLYVIKIENEKIPQQPDQDETNDNMEAVSSLPPESLSPPISPALLPNVEDQDVSEYTESEAENDFYYEGDEIGSSEPEDNITSSEGSENGRSRNHGILPSKEKDPRSTKLSFRRGRVIDIHSESNSPRRLKFRRGRLLGENQKAGDGLRKNFKRGKEVDSETNTTAQETVVLRHQDVQGKKDAQGLFNNVIEETASKLVETRKSKVKALVGAFETVISLQDGKPSLES, from the exons ATGGATTCGTTTTCTTCCTTGGAT GTGCTGTGTGAAATTCTGATGGCTGAGAAGGGTGATGTGCCGGTGACTCTTGAAACGATTGGTACTCCTGGTACTTATCCGAGAAGAAGCTCTATGGGATGTACAAGTTATTCAAATAGTGTAGAAAAGCTTGTGCCTAATTATCTAAGAGCATCTACTGGTTCCTGTCatgatttttgcaaatatggaAGAAATCACGGTTTCGAAACTAAGTCAAGACTACCATTGCGCAAAATTTTGGGGAGAAAATCACTCGGCGGTGGAATTTCTGTCGATGGTATTGTACTTCCTGAGAGAAAGAACACAACTTCAACTTGGGCCAGTGCTGATTTTTCATCAACCTCCAGATTATCTGAAACCAAGTCAAGACTACCACTGCCCAAAAATGTGGCCAGAAAATCACTTGATGGTGGAAAATCGGTAGATAGTGTGATACTTcctgaaagaaagaaaacaacttCGACTTGGTCATCGACTTCCAGGTTATCTGAAACCAAGTCAAGGCAATCAATGACCAAAAATGGGGCAAGAAAATCACTTGAGGGTGGAAGTTCAGTAGATTGTGTGGTATTTTCTGAGAGAAAGAACACAACTTCAACAACACGGGCCAAGTCTGAGCTTTCATCCACTTCCAGATTACATGAAGTTGATTCAACTACCTTCTCGAAGCCTAAATTGCCAGTAGAATCTCCTATCTTCCCAACTCCAGTGCAGAGAGAAATTccaaataaaaggaagaagaaattgcTGTCTAGTCCGAAGCAGAGAGAAGTTCTCaatgagaggaagaagaaattgcTGCCCAGTCCGAAGCAGAGAGAAGTTCTCaatgagaggaagaagaaattgttGGTTGAGCCGAGAACTTTGCCTACTTCAAGGTCAAGTACGAAAAATTCCCTAAAGAACTTGAAGCCTGAAGCGTTCACAGCTACTAGAAGGCAAGAAGATTCTGTGGTTCAAGTTTTTGCAAAAGCCAAAGGTAGAGAGTTACCTGAAAAGTctgataaaattttgaaaccaaagTCTATCAAGGTAAAGCCATTGAGATCTGCAGGGTCTTTGGACAactcaagaaagaaaagttattcGAAAATGGGCAAATGTTTGGAGACATCAAAAGGAGCTGCAAAGAAAGTGGTGGCAGCGTCAACAGGTTCATATTCCTCGAACTCTATCCATGGAGCTGCAAACTTAACCGCAAGAAAGCATGTTGGTAACTTGAAAGGTGTCCCACTTAAAAATCGTAACATGATCAAAAAATCTGAACGTGGACAAGTCCAAAGTGAAGAGGTCCAAGAGAAAACCTTCCAGAGTGAAGAGGTCCAAGAGGAAACCTTCCAGAGTGAAGAGGTCCAAGAGAAAACCTTACAGAGTAAAGAGATCCAAGAGAAAACCTTGTATGTCATTAAgatagaaaatgagaaaataccCCAGCAACCTGATCAAGATGAAACTAATGACAACATGGAAGCAGTGTCATCATTGCCACCTGAATCGCTCTCACCACCAATATCCCCAGCTCTTTTGCCAAATGTAGAAGATCAAGATGTATCTGAATACACAGAAAGTGAAGCAGAGAATGACTTTTACTATGAAGGAGATGAAATTGGAAGCAGTGAACCAGAAGATAATATAACTTCAAGTGAAGGTAGTGAAAATGGCAGATCTCGAAATCATGGGATTTTGCCATCTAAAGAAAAGGATCCTCGATCTACAAAACTAAGTTTCAGGAGGGGAAGAGTTATTGACATCCATTCTGAGAGTAATAGTCCGAGAAGGCTTAAATTTAGGCGTGGAAGGCTGTTGGGGGAGAATCAAAAGGCTGGAGATGGCCTTAGGAAGAACTTCAAGAGAGGAAAAGAAGTTGACAGTGAAACCAATACCACAGCTCAAGAAACTGTTGTTTTGAGGCACCAAGATGTGCAAGGGAAAAAAGATGCGCAGGGCTTGTTCAACAATGTTATTGAAGAAACCGCAAGTAAACTCGTGGAAACTCGAAAGAGCAAGGTTAAGGCCTTGGTTGGTGCATTTGAAACTGTGATCTCCCTGCAAGATGGAAAACCTTCTCTCGAGTCTTGA
- the LOC101204050 gene encoding membrane-anchored ubiquitin-fold protein 2: protein MAGVGDQLEIKFRLNDGSDIGPKTFPAATSVATLKESILAQWPREKENGPRTVKDVKLISAGKILENNRTLNDCRSPLYDIPGSVTTMHVVIQPPTLEKEKKAGEQATQNKCVCVIL from the exons ATGGCTGGAGTGGGAGATCAGTTGGAGATCAAGTTTCGACTGAACGATGGATCTGATATTGGCCCCAAAACTTTCCCTGCTGCCACAAGCGTAGCAACCTTAAAAGAAAGCATTCTTGCACAATGGCCAAGAG AAAAGGAGAATGGTCCAAGAACAGTTAAGGATGTGAAGTTAATAAGTGCAGGAAAAATCTTAGAGAATAATAGAACACTTAATGATTGCAGAAGCCCATTATATGACATTCCTGGCAGTGTGACAACCATGCATGTCGTTATCCAACCACCAACTTTGGAGAAAG AAAAGAAAGCTGGAGAACAAGCAACACAAAACAAGTGTGTTTGTGTTATACTATAA
- the LOC101213671 gene encoding uncharacterized protein LOC101213671 isoform X1 has product MYWNWKGLVLCEILMAEKGDVPVTLETIGTPGTYPRRSSMGCTSYSNSVEKLVPNYLRASTGSCHDFCKYGRNHGFETKSRLPLRKILGRKSLGGGISVDGIVLPERKNTTSTWASADFSSTSRLSETKSRLPLPKNVARKSLDGGKSVDSVILPERKKTTSTWSSTSRLSETKSRQSMTKNGARKSLEGGSSVDCVVFSERKNTTSTTRAKSELSSTSRLHEVDSTTFSKPKLPVESPIFPTPVQREIPNKRKKKLLSSPKQREVLNERKKKLLPSPKQREVLNERKKKLLVEPRTLPTSRSSTKNSLKNLKPEAFTATRRQEDSVVQVFAKAKGRELPEKSDKILKPKSIKVKPLRSAGSLDNSRKKSYSKMGKCLETSKGAAKKVVAASTGSYSSNSIHGAANLTARKHVGNLKGVPLKNRNMIKKSERGQVQSEEVQEKTFQSEEVQEETFQSEEVQEKTLQSKEIQEKTLYVIKIENEKIPQQPDQDETNDNMEAVSSLPPESLSPPISPALLPNVEDQDVSEYTESEAENDFYYEGDEIGSSEPEDNITSSEGSENGRSRNHGILPSKEKDPRSTKLSFRRGRVIDIHSESNSPRRLKFRRGRLLGENQKAGDGLRKNFKRGKEVDSETNTTAQETVVLRHQDVQGKKDAQGLFNNVIEETASKLVETRKSKVKALVGAFETVISLQDGKPSLES; this is encoded by the exons ATGTATTGGAATTGGAAGGGATTG GTGCTGTGTGAAATTCTGATGGCTGAGAAGGGTGATGTGCCGGTGACTCTTGAAACGATTGGTACTCCTGGTACTTATCCGAGAAGAAGCTCTATGGGATGTACAAGTTATTCAAATAGTGTAGAAAAGCTTGTGCCTAATTATCTAAGAGCATCTACTGGTTCCTGTCatgatttttgcaaatatggaAGAAATCACGGTTTCGAAACTAAGTCAAGACTACCATTGCGCAAAATTTTGGGGAGAAAATCACTCGGCGGTGGAATTTCTGTCGATGGTATTGTACTTCCTGAGAGAAAGAACACAACTTCAACTTGGGCCAGTGCTGATTTTTCATCAACCTCCAGATTATCTGAAACCAAGTCAAGACTACCACTGCCCAAAAATGTGGCCAGAAAATCACTTGATGGTGGAAAATCGGTAGATAGTGTGATACTTcctgaaagaaagaaaacaacttCGACTTGGTCATCGACTTCCAGGTTATCTGAAACCAAGTCAAGGCAATCAATGACCAAAAATGGGGCAAGAAAATCACTTGAGGGTGGAAGTTCAGTAGATTGTGTGGTATTTTCTGAGAGAAAGAACACAACTTCAACAACACGGGCCAAGTCTGAGCTTTCATCCACTTCCAGATTACATGAAGTTGATTCAACTACCTTCTCGAAGCCTAAATTGCCAGTAGAATCTCCTATCTTCCCAACTCCAGTGCAGAGAGAAATTccaaataaaaggaagaagaaattgcTGTCTAGTCCGAAGCAGAGAGAAGTTCTCaatgagaggaagaagaaattgcTGCCCAGTCCGAAGCAGAGAGAAGTTCTCaatgagaggaagaagaaattgttGGTTGAGCCGAGAACTTTGCCTACTTCAAGGTCAAGTACGAAAAATTCCCTAAAGAACTTGAAGCCTGAAGCGTTCACAGCTACTAGAAGGCAAGAAGATTCTGTGGTTCAAGTTTTTGCAAAAGCCAAAGGTAGAGAGTTACCTGAAAAGTctgataaaattttgaaaccaaagTCTATCAAGGTAAAGCCATTGAGATCTGCAGGGTCTTTGGACAactcaagaaagaaaagttattcGAAAATGGGCAAATGTTTGGAGACATCAAAAGGAGCTGCAAAGAAAGTGGTGGCAGCGTCAACAGGTTCATATTCCTCGAACTCTATCCATGGAGCTGCAAACTTAACCGCAAGAAAGCATGTTGGTAACTTGAAAGGTGTCCCACTTAAAAATCGTAACATGATCAAAAAATCTGAACGTGGACAAGTCCAAAGTGAAGAGGTCCAAGAGAAAACCTTCCAGAGTGAAGAGGTCCAAGAGGAAACCTTCCAGAGTGAAGAGGTCCAAGAGAAAACCTTACAGAGTAAAGAGATCCAAGAGAAAACCTTGTATGTCATTAAgatagaaaatgagaaaataccCCAGCAACCTGATCAAGATGAAACTAATGACAACATGGAAGCAGTGTCATCATTGCCACCTGAATCGCTCTCACCACCAATATCCCCAGCTCTTTTGCCAAATGTAGAAGATCAAGATGTATCTGAATACACAGAAAGTGAAGCAGAGAATGACTTTTACTATGAAGGAGATGAAATTGGAAGCAGTGAACCAGAAGATAATATAACTTCAAGTGAAGGTAGTGAAAATGGCAGATCTCGAAATCATGGGATTTTGCCATCTAAAGAAAAGGATCCTCGATCTACAAAACTAAGTTTCAGGAGGGGAAGAGTTATTGACATCCATTCTGAGAGTAATAGTCCGAGAAGGCTTAAATTTAGGCGTGGAAGGCTGTTGGGGGAGAATCAAAAGGCTGGAGATGGCCTTAGGAAGAACTTCAAGAGAGGAAAAGAAGTTGACAGTGAAACCAATACCACAGCTCAAGAAACTGTTGTTTTGAGGCACCAAGATGTGCAAGGGAAAAAAGATGCGCAGGGCTTGTTCAACAATGTTATTGAAGAAACCGCAAGTAAACTCGTGGAAACTCGAAAGAGCAAGGTTAAGGCCTTGGTTGGTGCATTTGAAACTGTGATCTCCCTGCAAGATGGAAAACCTTCTCTCGAGTCTTGA
- the LOC101204459 gene encoding probable galacturonosyltransferase 13 isoform X1 translates to MRLHFSPSMRSITVSSSNGFIDFMKIKVAARHISYRTLFHTILVLAFLLPFVFILTAVVTLEGVNDCSSLDCFGRTWGPRLLGRVDASKQRLVSEFYKVFNQVSTEEIPDGLKLPDSFSQLVSEMKDNRHDAKTFAFILKAMMERFEKEIRESKYAELMNKHFAASSIPKGIHCLSLRLTDEYSSNVHARNQLPPPELLPLLSDNTYQHFILSTDNILAASVVVNSAVQSSLSPGKIVFHVITDKKTYAGMHSWFALNPVYPATVEVKGTHHFDYLTRDNVPVLEAVENQEGIRNYYHGNHNIVGTNHTNTTPRAFASKLLVRSPKYISLLNHLRMYIPQLFPKLDKVVFLDDDVVIQRDLSPLWDVDLDGKVNGAVETCKGDDEWVMSKRFKIYFNFSHPLVATHLDPNECAWAYGMNIFDLRVWRESNITETYHWWLRENLKSTLTLWRLGTLPPALIAFRGHIHPIDPSWHMLGLGYQNKTNIENVKKAAVIHYNGQSKPWLQIGFEHLRPFWTKYVNYSNDFIRNCHILES, encoded by the exons ATGCGGCTTCATTTTTCGCCTAGCATGAGAAGCATCACGGTCTCGAGTAGTAATGGGTTTATTGACTTTATGAAGATCAAAGTTGCAGCTCGTCACATTTCTTATCGAACCCTTTTTCATACCATTCTCGTACTCGCTTTCTTGTTGCCATTCGTCTTCATTCTCACTGCTGTCGTTACGCTTGAAGGTGTCAATGACTGCTCCTCTCTGG ATTGTTTTGGCAGGACATGGGGACCTCGCCTTCTTGGTAGGGTTGATGCTTCAAAG CAGAGATTGGTGAGTGAATTTTACAAGGTATTCAACCAAGTTAGCACTGAGGAAATACCAGATGGTCTAAAGTTGCCAGATTCCTTTAGTCAGTTAGTTTCAGAGATGAAAGACAACCGTCATGATGCAAAAACATTTGCTTTCATCCTGAAGGCCATG ATGGAGAGATTTGAAAAGGAGATAAGGGAGTCCAAATATGCAGAGCTCATGAACAAACACTTCGCAGCTAGTTCCATTCCTAAAGGAATTCATTGTTTATCTCTGCGGTTAACTGACGAATACTCATCAAATGTTCATGCACGCAATCAACTGCCTCCTCCAGAGTTACTGCCGTTGCTCTCTGATAATACATACCAACACTTTATTTTGTCTACTGATAACATTTTGGCAGCTTCAGTTGTTGTCAATTCTGCTGTCCAATCATCTCTCAGTCCTGGAAAGATAGTTTTCCATGTCATTACCGACAAGAAGACTTATGCAGGGATGCACTCATGGTTTGCTTTAAATCCAGTCTACCCAGCTACTGTCGAAGTTAAGGGCACTCACCATTTCGACTACTTAACAAGGGACAATGTTCCAGTGCTTGAGGCTGTTGAAAACCAGGAAGGAATCAGAAATTACTACCATGGAAATCATAATATTGTAGGGACCAACCACACCAATACAACTCCTCGAGCGTTTGCCTCAAAATTGCTGGTTCGAAGTCCCAAATACATATCCTTACTTAACCATCTCCGCATGTACATACCTCAG CTCTTCCCCAAATTGGACAAGGTGGTCTTTCTAGATGATGATGTTGTAATTCAACGTGATCTGTCTCCGCTTTGGGACGTTGACCTCGATGGAAAGGTTAATGGAGCTGTTGAAACTTGTAAAGGTGATGATGAGTGGGTTATGTCAAAGCGATTCAAGAtctactttaatttttccCACCCCCTCGTAGCAACGCATTTAGATCCTAATGAATGTGCTTGGGCATACGGCATGAACATATTTGATCTTCGTGTCTGGAGAGAGTCGAATATAACAGAAACCTACCACTGGTGGCTGAGAGAG AATCTTAAGTCAACGCTGACATTGTGGAGGCTGGGTACACTACCGCCTGCTTTAATTGCATTTAGAGGTCACATTCATCCAATTGACCCCTCATGGCACATGCTTGGCTTGggatatcaaaacaaaacaaacattgAGAATGTGAAGAAAGCTGCAGTTATTCACTACAATGGCCAATCTAAACCATGGCTACAGATTGGCTTTGAGCATCTCCGGCCATTTTGGACCAAGTATGTCAACTATTCTAATGATTTCATCAGGAACTGCCACATTTTAGAGTCATAA